A genomic window from Nicotiana sylvestris chromosome 11, ASM39365v2, whole genome shotgun sequence includes:
- the LOC138881099 gene encoding uncharacterized protein: MSNVAPSSSSQQGDSTSSRVNRFLQLEPLVFTGANPEDPPNFINEMHRTIRVMRATEAEGVDLATNRLKRLAYSWFELWAARAAEFENPKQGSKSVWEYHMVFARLSKYVIHIFPIMEARVRRFVQGLNPLTIMNSNMNYGKMIAFTQSIESRKLKNGMERDGNSKDRSRGNMGESLGGGRLVFREESPGSSQSVAQSSFSAQPSGPTQQQWSHFKPGQGNRGSHQWGRSARITPAPAGRGAARGGAYCSGGPNRFYVMSGRQTTEASLDVVTGILAVQYHDVYALIDPSSTLSYVTPFVAMEFGVNPD, translated from the exons ATGTCCAATGTTGCGCCAAGTTCATCTAGCCAGCAAGGGGATTCTACTAGTTCAAGGGTGAATAGATTTCTTCAGTTAGAGCCTCTAGTGTTTAcgggtgccaatccagaagaCCCTCCAAATTTTATTAATGAGATGCACAGGACCATCAGGGTTATGCGTGCAACTGAGGCAGAGGGAGTAGATTTGGCTACCAACCGTCTGAAAAGGTTGGCCTATTCGTGGTTTGAGTTGTG GGCAGCCCGTGCAGCGGAGTTTGAAAATCCGAAGCAAGGTAGCAAAAGTGTGTGGGAGTATCACATGGTGTTTGCTCGCCTGTCCAAGTATGTCATTCACATATTTCCCATAATGGAGGCCAGGgtgcgccggtttgttcagggccttAATCCTTTGACTATAATGAATTCtaacatgaattatgggaagatgatAGCATTTACTCAGTCCATAGAGAGCCGTAAATTGAAGAATGGGATGGAGAGAGACGGTAATAGCAAGGACCGGTCTAGGGGCAACATGGgagagtcactaggtgggggaagatTAGTTTTCAGGGAAGAATCACCAGGGTCATCCCAGTCTGTTGCACAGTCTTCATTCAGTGCACAGCCATCAGGTCCCACCCAGCAGCAATGGAGTCATTTCAAGCCTGGTCAGGGCAACAGGGGATCTCATCAGTGGGGTCGGTCAG CACGAATTACCCCAGCACCCGCAGGGcgtggtgcagctaggggtggtgcgTACTGTTCAGGAGGACCTAACCGGTTCTATGTTATGAGTGGTCGCCAGACCACAGAGGCTTCtctagatgttgttacaggtattctggCTGTCCAAtatcatgatgtgtatgcacttattgaccctagttccaccttgtcctatgttaccccttttgttgctatggaatttggggTAAACCCAGATTAG
- the LOC138881100 gene encoding uncharacterized protein, translated as MADFDVIMGMDWLYSCFAKHDCCTRTMRLEFPNEPVVEWKRDNVVPKGRLISYLKAAKMINKGCIYNLVWVTDTNVEAPSLESVPVVNEFLDVFPDELTGIPLDREIDFGIDVMIGTQPISIPPYIMAPTELKELKEELKIC; from the coding sequence ATGgctgattttgatgtaataatgggaatggattggctttattcatgctttgccaAACATGATTGTTGTACTAGAACcatgaggcttgaatttcctaatgagcccgttgttgaatggaagagagataatgtagtgcctaaaggtcggcttatttcttaccttaaggccgcgAAGATGATCAATAAGGGGTGTATCTATAATTTAGTTTGGGTTACGGACACCAATGTCGAGGCACCTAGCCTTGAGTCCGtgccagttgtgaatgaatttctggatgtctttccagatgagctcACTGGGATTCCACTagacagggagattgattttgggatcgatgtgatgataggcacgcagcctatatcaattccaccttataTAATGGCACCGacagaattgaaagagctaaaggaagaATTGAAGATTTGCTAG